One genomic region from Thermoleptolyngbya sichuanensis A183 encodes:
- a CDS encoding cation:proton antiporter subunit C, whose protein sequence is MLEAFVIATILCGFFGIVFKKNLVMKIISMDVMSTGVIAYYVLIASREGLKTPILTEALDNAAGIAYADPVPQAVILTAIVIGFSIQALMLVGIMKLARDNPILEANEIERENTP, encoded by the coding sequence GTGTTAGAGGCCTTTGTGATCGCCACCATTCTGTGCGGGTTCTTTGGCATCGTCTTCAAAAAGAACCTCGTGATGAAAATCATCTCGATGGACGTGATGAGTACGGGCGTAATTGCCTATTACGTGCTGATTGCTTCGCGAGAGGGCTTGAAAACGCCGATTCTGACCGAGGCACTGGACAACGCAGCAGGGATTGCCTATGCCGACCCCGTGCCCCAGGCCGTGATTTTGACTGCGATTGTGATTGGGTTCTCCATTCAAGCGCTGATGTTGGTCGGCATCATGAAACTGGCACGAGACAACCCCATCTTGGAGGCCAACGAGATTGAAAGGGAGAACACGCCATGA
- the mgtE gene encoding magnesium transporter, which translates to MTQAANPTSSSELRDIVRDQLQLLLEQKNYEGAKMLLVPVPPVDIAEAIQGLSRPMQMLAFRLLSKSEAIAVYEYLDSDVQQSLLEEFRDQEAIDIVESMAPDDRANLFDEMPANLVRRVLAQLDPSERQATALLLGYKPDTAGRVMTPEFISVRADMTVSQAQERIRELARDKEVAYYVYVTDPVKRLLGTVSLRDLILASPDQRVEDVMERDVIFARADVDQEEVARLIQRYDLLALPIVDQEGILLGVVTVDDVIDILEEEATEDIYAIGGVRAEGESYFDSGFWSILKRRVPWLLVLVVTNIATVFIMSQYEEVLDSVVELAFFTPLLIDTGGNIGAQSSTVLIRGLSTDELRNKKPARVILRELFAGAALGIVLAVLVLGIAMVFVGKVEIGLTVGLSLIAIAALAATVGTLLPYLFHKMGFDPAFMASPFITTVADILGILIYLNIAKLLLNIG; encoded by the coding sequence ATGACTCAAGCCGCCAACCCGACCTCCAGCAGCGAGCTGCGTGACATTGTTCGCGATCAGCTCCAACTACTGCTGGAGCAAAAAAACTACGAAGGCGCAAAAATGCTGCTGGTTCCGGTTCCTCCTGTCGATATTGCCGAAGCGATTCAGGGATTATCGAGGCCGATGCAAATGCTTGCGTTTCGCCTGTTGAGTAAATCAGAGGCGATCGCCGTTTATGAATATCTCGACAGCGATGTTCAGCAATCTCTTTTAGAAGAGTTTCGCGATCAAGAAGCGATCGACATCGTAGAGAGCATGGCTCCAGACGATCGGGCCAACCTGTTCGACGAAATGCCCGCAAACCTGGTGCGGCGGGTACTAGCCCAACTCGACCCCAGCGAACGCCAGGCCACCGCGCTGCTGCTGGGCTATAAACCCGACACTGCCGGCCGGGTGATGACCCCCGAATTTATTTCGGTGCGGGCAGATATGACCGTGAGCCAGGCCCAGGAGCGCATTCGGGAACTGGCCCGCGACAAGGAAGTCGCCTACTACGTCTATGTCACCGACCCAGTCAAGCGACTGCTGGGCACCGTATCCCTGCGCGATCTGATTCTGGCATCGCCAGATCAGCGGGTAGAAGACGTGATGGAGCGTGATGTGATTTTTGCGCGGGCCGATGTAGACCAAGAGGAGGTGGCACGGCTGATTCAGCGCTATGACCTGCTGGCGCTGCCAATTGTGGATCAGGAAGGCATTCTGCTAGGCGTGGTCACGGTTGATGACGTAATCGACATCTTGGAAGAGGAAGCGACCGAAGATATCTACGCCATCGGCGGCGTGCGGGCTGAGGGCGAGAGCTATTTCGACAGCGGTTTCTGGTCAATTTTGAAAAGGCGGGTGCCTTGGCTGCTGGTGTTGGTGGTGACGAACATCGCCACGGTGTTCATCATGTCGCAGTACGAAGAGGTGCTGGACAGCGTGGTAGAACTCGCCTTCTTCACGCCGCTGCTGATCGACACGGGCGGCAATATCGGGGCGCAGTCTTCAACCGTGCTGATTCGCGGGCTGAGTACCGACGAGCTGCGAAACAAGAAACCTGCACGGGTGATTTTGCGAGAACTGTTTGCTGGGGCCGCGCTGGGGATTGTGCTAGCAGTGCTGGTATTGGGCATTGCGATGGTGTTTGTGGGCAAGGTGGAGATTGGGCTGACCGTGGGACTGAGTTTGATTGCGATCGCCGCACTGGCTGCCACTGTCGGCACGCTCCTGCCCTACCTGTTCCACAAAATGGGCTTTGACCCAGCATTTATGGCATCGCCGTTCATCACCACAGTTGCCGATATCCTGGGGATTTTGATCTACCTCAACATTGCCAAGCTGTTGCTGAACATTGGCTAG